In the genome of Elusimicrobiota bacterium, one region contains:
- a CDS encoding SDR family NAD(P)-dependent oxidoreductase, which translates to MPFKDKVALITGASSGIGQALAWALLDRGASCAVTSRDEEKISRMAGQWEAQHPEWKGRLFPLGLDAADEGQCRKAVERVKERWGRLDLLINNGAHGTYGPSDEVPIEEVRLLFDVHYLGAFRMVLAALPLLKKSGDAMIVMVTSIAGLMGPPWMSHYGAAKAAMNSLADVLRFELASFGIHVLTVMPGITKTKFGAQARYFGGAMWPRAGMGGHSARDVARMTLGAMETKKRKIIVGLGNALMVYGYKLFAPVIDRVYARLFAPWGWGAQDDVGQEAHQKIRSSRS; encoded by the coding sequence GTGCCTTTCAAAGATAAAGTCGCTCTAATCACCGGCGCTTCAAGCGGCATCGGACAAGCCTTGGCCTGGGCCTTGCTTGATCGGGGCGCTTCCTGCGCGGTCACCAGCCGCGATGAAGAAAAAATCAGCCGGATGGCCGGGCAATGGGAAGCGCAGCATCCCGAATGGAAGGGCCGCCTCTTCCCTTTGGGCTTAGACGCGGCGGACGAGGGGCAGTGCCGCAAGGCCGTGGAGCGCGTCAAGGAGCGCTGGGGGCGGCTTGATCTTTTGATCAATAACGGCGCTCATGGAACTTACGGTCCATCGGACGAGGTGCCCATCGAAGAAGTGCGGTTGCTGTTCGACGTTCATTATTTAGGCGCTTTTCGCATGGTGTTGGCGGCCTTGCCCCTGCTTAAAAAAAGCGGCGACGCGATGATCGTGATGGTCACTTCCATCGCAGGCTTGATGGGTCCGCCGTGGATGAGCCATTACGGCGCAGCCAAAGCGGCCATGAACAGCTTGGCCGATGTCCTGCGCTTTGAGCTGGCTTCGTTCGGCATTCATGTTCTTACGGTTATGCCCGGCATCACGAAAACGAAATTCGGGGCCCAAGCCAGGTATTTTGGCGGAGCCATGTGGCCTCGGGCGGGCATGGGCGGGCATAGCGCGCGCGATGTGGCTCGCATGACGTTGGGAGCGATGGAAACAAAGAAAAGAAAAATCATCGTGGGCTTGGGCAATGCCTTGATGGTTTACGGATACAAGCTTTTCGCGCCTGTGATCGACCGGGTGTATGCCCGGTTATTCGCTCCTTGGGGTTGGGGTGCTCAAGATGATGTTGGACAAGAAGCTCATCAGAAAATTCGTTCAAGCCGCTCTTAA
- the nadC gene encoding carboxylating nicotinate-nucleotide diphosphorylase: MMLDKKLIRKFVQAALKEDFARQDATSRALFAPRDRVKGVVLFKGSRGIACGLAFAEEAFKSMDPRARVRFHVREGAEIKKGGCLLSVEGRAAALLSAERTALNFLCLLTGIATKTHEFVRARGGRKRPMISDTRKTHPLLRGAEKYAVKIGGGFPHRGDLAQMAMIKDNHLIALKKRRGFLWGEALVHAVDRLKRRGMAVEIEAQSLADVQAALAVRPDWIMLDNMPQPELKKAVKLIRKQAPQVKIEVSGGVGLKDVRRLSRLDIDRISSGAIVHSAPFANMSLELIA, translated from the coding sequence ATGATGTTGGACAAGAAGCTCATCAGAAAATTCGTTCAAGCCGCTCTTAAGGAAGATTTCGCCCGGCAGGATGCGACCAGCCGGGCGCTTTTTGCGCCTCGGGATCGGGTGAAAGGCGTGGTTTTGTTTAAAGGATCGCGGGGGATTGCCTGCGGCTTGGCTTTCGCCGAAGAGGCGTTTAAATCCATGGATCCTAGGGCGCGCGTGCGCTTTCATGTCCGGGAAGGCGCCGAGATTAAAAAAGGCGGCTGCCTGCTTTCCGTCGAAGGCCGCGCCGCGGCCTTGCTGTCCGCCGAGCGCACCGCGCTTAATTTTTTGTGCCTGTTGACCGGGATCGCCACAAAAACCCATGAATTCGTGCGCGCGCGCGGCGGCCGCAAGCGCCCCATGATTTCCGACACCAGGAAAACCCACCCTTTGTTGCGCGGCGCGGAAAAATACGCGGTTAAAATCGGCGGCGGGTTCCCGCATCGCGGCGATTTGGCCCAAATGGCCATGATCAAGGACAATCACCTGATCGCGCTCAAGAAGCGCCGGGGTTTTCTTTGGGGCGAGGCTCTTGTTCATGCGGTTGACCGCCTCAAGCGTCGGGGCATGGCCGTTGAAATCGAGGCCCAAAGCCTTGCCGATGTCCAGGCTGCCCTGGCTGTGCGTCCGGATTGGATTATGCTCGACAACATGCCCCAACCGGAATTAAAAAAAGCCGTCAAATTGATCCGCAAGCAGGCGCCCCAAGTCAAAATCGAGGTTTCAGGCGGCGTGGGATTAAAAGACGTGCGCCGTTTGTCCCGATTGGACATCGACCGCATTTCCAGCGGAGCCATTGTCCACTCCGCGCCGTTCGCAAACATGAGCCTTGAGCTGATCGCCTAG
- a CDS encoding aminopeptidase P family protein, whose translation MSQTYRRHREQLMNRLSDGLIVLSGGQEITRNNDVTYVFRQKSNFLYLTGVEEPNCHLLIDPKDRLVTLFIPRTDARYKVWLGYVPSPKEASELFGIDRVLYSDRFKDEVKKAAKKHKKIYTDPDAAKFLNGTLKEPGGTDDLEDALWELRAVKTPGELELLREASRISGRAHRAVMKAARPGMKEYEAQAIFEAECLRAGLKHLAYPSIVAAGKNAAVLHYHRNNAEIKKGDFLLIDAGGELNGYGADITRTFPVGARFNTRQKDVYTVVLEAQKQCIGQALPEKTSLDLHLCAMRVLADGLKSMKILKGKTDDLMENGAVRLFFPHGIGHLLGLDVHDGMGGKRRAMPNPSKIKMRFIAKLEPGFVITVEPGLYFIDVLLNDRKNREKYKSFVDFDRAESFIDIGGVRIEDDIVIGEQGSPLNLTDVPKEIDDIEAACDL comes from the coding sequence ATGAGCCAGACATACCGCAGGCACCGGGAACAATTAATGAACCGCCTCTCTGACGGTTTGATTGTATTGTCCGGAGGCCAGGAAATCACTCGTAACAATGACGTTACTTACGTGTTCCGTCAGAAATCGAATTTTCTTTACCTGACCGGCGTTGAAGAGCCCAATTGCCACCTGTTGATCGATCCTAAGGACCGGCTGGTCACGCTATTTATCCCCAGAACGGACGCTCGATACAAGGTCTGGCTTGGGTATGTGCCCAGCCCTAAAGAGGCGAGCGAACTCTTCGGCATCGATCGCGTGCTCTACAGCGACCGTTTCAAAGACGAGGTCAAAAAGGCCGCTAAAAAGCACAAAAAAATTTACACGGACCCGGATGCCGCAAAATTCCTCAACGGAACGTTGAAAGAGCCGGGGGGAACCGATGATCTTGAAGACGCGCTTTGGGAATTGCGCGCCGTCAAAACGCCCGGAGAACTTGAATTGCTCCGGGAGGCGAGCCGCATCAGCGGCCGGGCTCATCGAGCGGTCATGAAAGCCGCGCGCCCAGGCATGAAAGAGTATGAGGCCCAGGCTATTTTTGAGGCCGAGTGTTTGAGGGCCGGGCTAAAGCACCTGGCCTACCCTTCGATTGTGGCTGCGGGGAAAAACGCGGCTGTTCTGCATTATCACCGCAATAACGCGGAAATCAAAAAAGGCGATTTTTTGCTCATCGATGCGGGCGGCGAGTTAAACGGATACGGCGCGGATATTACGCGAACGTTTCCCGTGGGCGCGCGCTTTAATACCCGGCAAAAAGACGTGTATACCGTTGTGCTTGAAGCCCAAAAGCAATGCATCGGCCAGGCGCTGCCGGAGAAAACCTCCCTGGACCTTCATCTCTGCGCCATGCGGGTTTTGGCCGACGGCTTGAAATCCATGAAAATTTTAAAGGGGAAGACGGATGATTTGATGGAGAACGGCGCGGTCCGCCTCTTTTTTCCGCACGGGATCGGGCATTTATTGGGCTTGGACGTGCATGACGGCATGGGCGGCAAACGCCGGGCCATGCCCAATCCCTCCAAGATCAAAATGCGCTTTATCGCCAAGCTCGAGCCCGGATTCGTGATCACGGTTGAGCCCGGCCTTTATTTCATCGATGTTTTATTGAACGACAGGAAGAATCGCGAAAAATACAAGAGTTTCGTGGATTTTGACCGCGCCGAATCATTCATCGATATCGGCGGCGTGCGCATCGAAGATGATATTGTCATCGGCGAGCAGGGCTCGCCCTTGAATTTGACCGACGTGCCCAAAGAAATCGATGACATCGAAGCCGCCTGCGATCTATAA
- a CDS encoding Zn-dependent oligopeptidase — MRKIFVAVLLSLAAILQAAVSSSDLLNFELKPDQIKTACAQAKERSDAGLKTLAGVGADKRSFDNTVLAFESTLQDYVDAINGPTFLKYVSTDKTVRDAAHECEVDSEQYGVEVYTREELYNALKAYSGTKPALQGEDKKLLEKILLEFKRNGFGLSSDKRAKIKELKKRLIDLELTFGKNLNEVKDQLELTREELEGMPEDFINRLSTAVAGRFIVTLDYPDYFPFMENARRWDARKALETKYDNRASTMNIVLLEEAIGLRHEIANLLGYPTHAHYVLEDRMAKDPKNVKDFLNRLQAKLKPLAEAEIKERLSIKAAQEGKKADKKLYVWDWRYYNNQLKKSKYDIDQEKIKEYFPLEVVTGGMLEVYQKLLGLKYRKVEDGALWHQDIVLYEVRDAGTDDLIAHFYMDLFPRDGKYKHAAAFTLVKGRRLPDGSYRKPVSSIVANFNKPTADRPSLLKHDEVETLFHEFGHIMHQVLTKAKYGRFSGTSVARDFVEAPSQMLENWVWGKEVLKSLSGHYKDKNQKLPDELLGRMIAAKNMDSGLRYLRQAFFATVDLEYHTRPKADSTALYADLMEKVSLIPMNPATNPQASFGHLMGGYDAAYYGYLWSEVYSADMFSRFEKEGVMNTDLGRLYRELILEPGRSHDEAEQLTKFLGREPNEEAFLKSIGIK, encoded by the coding sequence ATGAGGAAAATATTTGTTGCCGTGTTATTGTCCCTTGCGGCCATCCTTCAAGCCGCGGTTTCGTCATCTGATCTGCTTAATTTTGAGCTAAAGCCCGATCAAATCAAAACCGCCTGCGCCCAGGCCAAGGAGCGTTCCGATGCCGGATTAAAAACGCTGGCGGGCGTGGGAGCGGATAAGAGAAGCTTCGATAACACGGTGTTGGCTTTTGAGTCCACGCTTCAGGATTACGTGGACGCCATCAACGGCCCCACGTTTTTGAAGTACGTGTCCACGGATAAAACGGTCCGGGACGCGGCCCATGAATGCGAGGTGGATTCCGAGCAGTACGGCGTCGAAGTCTACACCCGCGAAGAGCTTTACAATGCGCTCAAAGCCTATAGCGGCACGAAACCGGCTTTGCAAGGCGAAGACAAAAAACTTCTTGAGAAAATTTTGCTTGAGTTCAAGCGCAACGGATTCGGGCTTTCCTCAGACAAGCGCGCGAAAATCAAAGAGCTTAAAAAGCGATTGATCGATTTGGAGCTGACCTTCGGCAAGAATTTAAACGAAGTCAAGGACCAGCTGGAGTTGACGCGTGAAGAGCTCGAAGGAATGCCCGAGGATTTCATCAATCGCCTGTCAACAGCCGTGGCCGGGCGTTTCATTGTTACCCTAGATTATCCCGATTACTTTCCTTTTATGGAGAACGCGCGCCGTTGGGATGCGAGGAAAGCGCTGGAAACCAAATACGACAACCGGGCTTCGACTATGAATATTGTTTTGCTTGAAGAAGCCATCGGCCTGCGCCATGAAATCGCCAATTTGCTCGGCTACCCGACCCATGCCCATTATGTTTTGGAAGACCGGATGGCTAAGGACCCAAAAAACGTCAAGGATTTTTTAAATCGCCTGCAGGCGAAGCTCAAGCCCCTGGCCGAGGCTGAGATCAAAGAGCGTTTGAGCATCAAGGCCGCGCAGGAAGGCAAAAAAGCGGACAAGAAGCTTTATGTTTGGGATTGGCGTTATTACAATAATCAGCTTAAAAAATCGAAATACGATATCGATCAAGAAAAGATCAAAGAGTATTTCCCGTTGGAAGTCGTTACCGGAGGGATGCTCGAGGTTTATCAGAAGCTGTTGGGATTGAAGTACCGCAAGGTCGAGGACGGGGCGCTTTGGCATCAGGATATCGTGCTTTATGAAGTCCGGGACGCGGGCACGGATGATCTGATCGCTCATTTTTACATGGATTTATTTCCGCGCGACGGCAAATACAAGCATGCCGCGGCTTTTACCTTGGTCAAAGGCCGCCGTTTGCCGGATGGGTCGTATCGAAAACCCGTGTCCTCCATTGTGGCTAATTTCAATAAGCCGACCGCAGATCGTCCGTCTCTTTTGAAGCACGATGAGGTGGAGACTCTGTTCCACGAGTTCGGCCATATCATGCACCAGGTGTTGACCAAGGCTAAATACGGCCGTTTCTCCGGCACCAGCGTGGCCCGCGATTTTGTGGAAGCGCCGTCGCAAATGCTGGAAAATTGGGTTTGGGGCAAAGAGGTTTTGAAAAGCCTGTCCGGGCATTACAAGGATAAAAACCAAAAGCTTCCGGATGAATTATTGGGACGCATGATCGCGGCCAAAAACATGGATTCAGGATTGCGTTATTTGCGCCAAGCTTTTTTCGCGACCGTGGATTTGGAATATCATACCCGGCCGAAGGCGGATTCCACGGCCTTATATGCGGATTTGATGGAGAAGGTGAGCCTGATCCCCATGAATCCGGCCACGAACCCGCAGGCGAGTTTCGGGCATTTGATGGGCGGCTATGACGCGGCTTATTACGGCTACCTTTGGTCCGAGGTCTATTCCGCGGACATGTTCTCCCGCTTCGAGAAAGAGGGCGTGATGAATACGGATTTGGGGCGGCTTTATCGCGAGCTGATTTTGGAGCCGGGCCGCTCCCATGACGAGGCCGAACAGTTGACAAAATTTTTGGGACGCGAACCCAATGAAGAGGCCTTCTTGAAATCAATCGGAATTAAATAG
- a CDS encoding SCO family protein: MNQTGVGTEHRKAKPLGPRLAVWLASMAVAAAALILAYRSESKSSLPYLGALPSFEAMAAMPDGGEPFKSQEFLGRPWIAGFIFTHCGGPCPMLTANMAKLQKKLPGDVRLATFTVDPQRDTTDAMREYARRFGADLKRWRFLRMERNNLYPLLADGFKLSISEDASAPSGLRISHSAKLVLVDGAGSIRGYYDGEDAQALKKLAKEAAGLLNKSDK, from the coding sequence ATGAACCAAACCGGAGTTGGAACTGAACATCGCAAAGCGAAACCCTTGGGTCCGCGTTTGGCTGTTTGGCTGGCGTCCATGGCCGTGGCAGCCGCTGCTTTGATTTTGGCTTACAGGAGCGAATCCAAATCATCGTTGCCTTATTTGGGCGCTTTGCCGTCCTTTGAGGCCATGGCCGCGATGCCTGATGGAGGCGAGCCGTTTAAGTCCCAGGAATTTTTGGGGCGACCCTGGATCGCGGGATTTATTTTCACGCATTGCGGGGGGCCTTGCCCGATGCTGACCGCGAATATGGCCAAACTCCAGAAAAAGCTGCCCGGCGACGTGCGCCTGGCCACGTTCACCGTGGACCCGCAAAGAGACACGACGGACGCTATGAGGGAGTACGCCCGCCGTTTCGGCGCGGATTTGAAACGCTGGCGCTTCTTGAGGATGGAACGGAACAATCTTTATCCGTTGTTGGCGGATGGGTTTAAATTATCCATCAGCGAGGATGCGTCCGCTCCCTCCGGCCTTCGCATCAGCCACAGCGCCAAATTGGTTTTGGTGGACGGCGCCGGCTCCATCCGAGGCTATTATGACGGCGAGGATGCCCAGGCATTGAAAAAATTGGCCAAAGAAGCCGCCGGCCTTTTGAACAAAAGCGATAAATAA
- the coxB gene encoding cytochrome c oxidase subunit II, translated as MEQASNYGWSLPVAASTFAKDIDFGINIIHVAMFAIFILWGIYFTYMLVKYRHKEGVPARYKHGGVLWSFVPDIVVLVFELTLIFLYAIPSWSRIKMSVPPAGKSLVLEVVAEQFAWSIHYPGPDGKFGRKDPKLVNASNVLGLDPHDPAAKDDIVTVNELHIPVGKPTVFNLTSKDVIHSFFVPEFRIKQDAMPGMRVPVWFEPTMAGKFEIGCAQLCGFGHALMRGDVFVHSPEEFEAWLSEQKPALPQTS; from the coding sequence ATGGAACAGGCATCAAATTACGGCTGGAGCCTGCCGGTTGCGGCCTCAACATTCGCCAAAGATATTGATTTTGGCATCAACATCATTCATGTCGCCATGTTCGCCATTTTTATTCTTTGGGGCATTTATTTCACTTATATGCTGGTCAAGTATCGCCACAAAGAAGGCGTTCCCGCCCGATATAAGCACGGGGGCGTTCTTTGGTCCTTTGTGCCGGACATCGTGGTCTTGGTGTTTGAGTTGACGTTGATTTTTCTCTACGCCATCCCCTCTTGGAGCCGTATCAAAATGTCGGTTCCTCCGGCGGGCAAGTCCCTTGTGCTCGAGGTGGTGGCCGAGCAATTCGCCTGGAGCATTCATTACCCGGGCCCGGATGGGAAATTCGGCCGTAAGGATCCCAAGCTGGTTAATGCCAGCAATGTGCTGGGTTTGGATCCCCATGATCCGGCCGCCAAGGACGATATTGTGACCGTCAATGAACTGCATATTCCCGTGGGCAAACCCACGGTTTTCAACCTCACGTCCAAGGATGTGATCCACAGTTTTTTCGTTCCCGAGTTCCGCATTAAGCAGGATGCGATGCCCGGCATGAGGGTTCCCGTCTGGTTTGAGCCCACCATGGCCGGAAAATTCGAGATCGGCTGCGCGCAGTTGTGCGGCTTCGGCCATGCGCTGATGCGCGGCGATGTGTTCGTCCATAGTCCGGAGGAATTTGAGGCTTGGCTGTCGGAGCAAAAACCGGCCCTGCCGCAGACTTCATAA
- a CDS encoding cbb3-type cytochrome c oxidase subunit I, with protein MAHKKHDAHGSQDFISKYVFSVDHKVIGLQYLITSLLFLLFGFILLMILRWQLAYPGQPIPLIGRLLSDNLAPGGVLSPTFYNALGAMHGTIMIFLGVVPLGVGAFGNYILPLQIGAPDMAFPRLNMMSYWVYLPGGMLMLLSFFLPGGAAQSGWTSYPPLSVINPGQTVWLLAMLLIITSSLLGSINFLVTALNMRAPGMSLWRMPVFVWAQLVTAVLLLLAFPPLQAAAILQFMDRVAGTSFYLPANLVVFGETVRAAGGGLPLLWQHLFWFLAHPEVYVLILPAMGIVAEIIAANTRKPIFGYKEIVGAMIFLGGMSFVVWAHHMFVSGMSPKLSNFFLITTMIISVPSVALLTCLIFSLRGGSIRFTTPMLFALAFLPLFGIGGLTGLPLGLSTTDIYLHDTYYVIGHFHYVVVTGSIIALMGGVYHWFPKWFGRRMDDFWGKVHFWGSVICMNGVFFPMFIQGLSGVQRRLYDPTAQLHNLPTQPLNIVSSVFAWLLFVAQIPFIWNFFYSMFKGKKTEENPWKATTLEWACPSPPPHGNFEKTPHVYRGPYEYSVPGHKNDWTPQHVEA; from the coding sequence ATGGCCCATAAAAAACATGACGCTCACGGATCGCAGGATTTTATTTCGAAATACGTTTTTTCGGTTGATCATAAAGTGATCGGCCTTCAGTACCTGATCACGTCCTTGCTGTTTTTGCTCTTCGGCTTCATCTTGCTCATGATTCTGCGCTGGCAATTGGCTTACCCAGGCCAGCCCATCCCTTTGATCGGCCGCCTTCTCTCCGACAATCTGGCTCCGGGCGGGGTGCTTTCGCCCACCTTTTATAATGCCTTGGGCGCCATGCACGGCACCATCATGATCTTTTTGGGCGTCGTCCCCTTGGGTGTGGGCGCGTTCGGCAATTATATTCTGCCGCTTCAAATCGGGGCCCCGGACATGGCGTTTCCGCGTCTGAACATGATGTCTTATTGGGTGTATTTGCCGGGCGGCATGCTGATGCTCTTGTCTTTCTTTTTACCCGGCGGCGCCGCGCAGTCGGGCTGGACCTCTTACCCGCCTTTGTCCGTGATTAATCCCGGCCAAACCGTATGGCTGTTGGCCATGCTTCTCATCATCACTTCATCGCTGTTGGGTTCCATCAATTTCCTCGTGACCGCGCTCAATATGCGCGCGCCGGGCATGAGCCTTTGGCGCATGCCGGTGTTCGTCTGGGCCCAATTAGTGACGGCCGTTCTTCTTTTATTGGCTTTCCCGCCCCTTCAGGCTGCGGCCATTCTTCAGTTTATGGACCGGGTCGCGGGCACCAGCTTTTATCTTCCCGCCAATCTCGTCGTATTCGGCGAAACGGTGCGCGCCGCGGGCGGGGGCCTGCCGTTGTTATGGCAGCATTTGTTTTGGTTTTTGGCCCATCCTGAGGTATACGTCTTGATCCTTCCTGCCATGGGCATCGTGGCCGAGATCATCGCCGCCAACACCAGAAAGCCTATTTTCGGCTACAAAGAAATCGTGGGGGCCATGATATTCCTCGGCGGCATGTCCTTCGTGGTTTGGGCGCATCACATGTTCGTCTCAGGCATGAGTCCCAAGCTGTCCAATTTCTTTTTGATCACGACCATGATCATTTCGGTGCCCTCTGTGGCGCTGTTGACCTGTTTGATTTTTAGCTTGCGCGGGGGATCGATCCGTTTCACCACCCCCATGCTGTTCGCTTTGGCATTTTTGCCTTTGTTCGGCATCGGGGGGTTGACCGGATTGCCGCTGGGCTTGTCGACCACGGATATTTATCTCCATGACACCTATTACGTGATCGGCCATTTTCACTATGTGGTGGTCACTGGTTCGATCATCGCATTGATGGGCGGCGTCTATCACTGGTTTCCCAAGTGGTTCGGCCGGCGCATGGATGATTTTTGGGGCAAGGTGCATTTCTGGGGCAGCGTCATTTGCATGAACGGCGTGTTTTTCCCCATGTTCATTCAGGGTCTCTCCGGCGTGCAGCGCAGGCTTTATGATCCCACCGCTCAACTGCACAATTTGCCGACTCAGCCGTTGAATATCGTTTCTTCGGTGTTTGCCTGGCTTTTATTTGTGGCCCAGATTCCTTTTATTTGGAATTTCTTCTACAGCATGTTCAAGGGCAAGAAAACCGAAGAAAATCCATGGAAGGCGACCACGCTGGAGTGGGCCTGCCCGTCGCCGCCGCCGCACGGAAATTTTGAAAAAACTCCGCATGTGTACCGTGGGCCTTATGAATATTCCGTGCCCGGGCATAAGAATGATTGGACCCCGCAGCATGTGGAGGCTTAA
- a CDS encoding heme-copper oxidase subunit III, giving the protein MSATAHASDPLDTVTGIPNGKLGLWLFLASEVMLFSTLFTTYLVLRMASVEWPRGWEVLNVPLAMLNTFVLITSSVTMVLAFAKAATRDKKAFNKYLGLTIALGFVFLIVKGFEYGAKFSHHIAPSTSIFYAVYFTMTGLHGLHVIGGIVLNALLLYWSSKDWDHPLFVGRIEYAGLYWHFVDVVWIFLFPALYLL; this is encoded by the coding sequence ATGAGCGCTACCGCCCACGCCAGCGATCCCTTGGACACGGTGACCGGCATCCCCAACGGCAAACTAGGCTTATGGCTATTTTTAGCTTCGGAAGTGATGCTGTTTTCAACGCTGTTTACCACGTATTTGGTCTTGCGTATGGCTTCGGTCGAGTGGCCCAGAGGTTGGGAGGTCTTGAATGTGCCCTTGGCCATGTTGAACACTTTTGTTCTCATCACTTCTTCGGTCACTATGGTTTTGGCTTTTGCCAAGGCGGCGACGCGCGATAAAAAGGCGTTTAATAAATACTTGGGTTTGACCATTGCTTTGGGCTTCGTGTTTTTGATCGTCAAGGGTTTTGAATACGGCGCCAAATTCAGCCATCATATCGCGCCCTCCACGAGTATTTTTTACGCGGTTTATTTCACTATGACCGGCTTGCACGGGCTCCATGTGATCGGCGGGATCGTCTTAAACGCCCTGCTGCTTTATTGGAGCAGCAAGGATTGGGATCACCCCTTGTTCGTGGGCCGTATCGAATACGCGGGCCTCTATTGGCATTTCGTGGACGTTGTTTGGATTTTCCTGTTTCCGGCTTTGTACCTGTTATGA
- a CDS encoding cytochrome C oxidase subunit IV family protein produces MSKGHHPPNIKLYLGVFAALMVLTVVTVLVSYLHLPKALGIALGLAIALFKASLVAAFFMHLKGERALIYGVLAVTVFFVAVLYILPIVDFELIADVRIPESISASIHHEEHVP; encoded by the coding sequence ATGAGCAAAGGGCATCATCCTCCCAATATCAAACTTTACCTCGGCGTCTTTGCCGCGCTGATGGTGTTGACCGTGGTGACGGTTTTGGTTTCCTATTTGCATCTACCCAAGGCGTTGGGCATCGCCTTGGGCTTAGCCATCGCATTGTTTAAGGCTTCGCTGGTCGCCGCTTTTTTCATGCATTTAAAAGGGGAAAGAGCATTGATTTACGGAGTGTTGGCTGTAACCGTATTTTTTGTTGCGGTTCTTTATATTTTGCCCATTGTGGATTTCGAACTCATAGCTGACGTGCGCATTCCGGAATCGATCTCAGCGTCCATCCATCACGAGGAACATGTCCCTTAG
- a CDS encoding cytochrome c yields the protein MNRHLLLMLPVLFVLASCQRARTPVERGRAVFNGFGCSSCHRIGNQGGVLGPDLTFIGFRKSKEWLGLWLKNPHGWKNNTLMPNFNLAEGTRNDLVEYLAALRGQDFDGHRPWDAEHLAENPIERGKVIFARAGCVGCHGVGGVGGYPNNNVVGGQIPALIFVADGYSKDELKERIREGKVSDKENPKLSAPMIEMPKWGEVLEEHEMDALVEYLYSIRPAKAAGEEW from the coding sequence ATGAACAGGCATTTATTGTTGATGCTTCCGGTTTTATTCGTTCTGGCTTCTTGCCAACGGGCGCGGACTCCGGTTGAGCGCGGCCGCGCGGTTTTCAACGGGTTCGGCTGCTCCAGTTGCCACCGCATCGGCAATCAAGGCGGCGTGCTGGGTCCTGACTTGACGTTTATCGGTTTCAGGAAAAGCAAGGAGTGGCTCGGCTTGTGGCTTAAGAATCCCCACGGCTGGAAAAACAATACGCTGATGCCCAATTTCAATTTGGCGGAGGGCACGAGGAATGATTTAGTCGAGTATTTGGCGGCGCTTCGCGGCCAGGATTTCGACGGCCATCGTCCTTGGGATGCCGAGCATCTGGCGGAAAATCCTATCGAGCGCGGCAAAGTGATTTTCGCGCGCGCCGGCTGCGTGGGTTGCCATGGCGTGGGCGGGGTGGGCGGTTATCCCAACAACAATGTCGTCGGCGGGCAAATTCCGGCTTTGATTTTCGTTGCCGATGGTTATTCCAAGGATGAACTGAAGGAGCGCATCAGGGAAGGCAAAGTTTCGGACAAGGAAAATCCCAAATTGTCCGCTCCGATGATCGAAATGCCGAAGTGGGGGGAAGTTTTAGAGGAACATGAAATGGATGCCTTGGTCGAGTATTTGTATTCGATTCGCCCGGCCAAGGCAGCCGGAGAAGAGTGGTAG